The window GCCGCGATCCAGGCCTGGAATGCCGCGCCGGTCTATCAGAAGGCCATCGCCATTATCGGCCAGCAGATCGATGGCGGAGAGCGCTGAAGCGAACTTGGCCAAAGCTTTTGTCGGCCGGCGGTTATTCCGTAACGCAGAAGCGCCGGTTCTCGATGCGCTCGCCATTGTCATACATCCAGCGGGCTATGGACTCGTACCGGTTTGTGGCGCACTGCGCCGAGGCGATCGTGGTCGCCGTCGCGGCGTCATGACCTGAGCTGTCGTCAGTACAGCGCGGCGCGGTTGAGCGCTTCGTCGAAATGTCGCGTCATCATCTTGCGCGCCTTGATGGCGTCGCGGTTGCGGATCGCCTGCACGATGCCTTCGTGGGTTTTCAGGATCTGCTTCCATTCGGCCAGCGACGTGATCGAGCAGAGCCCGTCATAGATCATGCTCTTGATCGACATGGTCAGCGCTTCGGTGGTGATGGCGTACAGCGGGTTGCCCGACGCCTGCGCGATGGCTGCATGCAGCTCGAAGTCGGTGACCAGGAACTGCTTGGGATTCTGCAGGCTGCCGCGCAGGCCTTCGATCGCCACGTCAAGCCGGCACAGATGCGCGTCGGTGCGTTCGCTGGCGGCGAGCACCGCGGCTTCGCATTCGACGGTCCGGCGAAACGTTCCGATATGTCGGAACGTCACCTGCCGCGTCGCGAGGCCATGATCGAAGGCCCGCGCCATCGCATTGGGCTCCAGCCGATGCACGATCGGCCGTCGGCCATTGGCAATGTCGACGATGCCGACCGCCTCGAGCTGGGTGAGGGCTTCGCGCACGACACCGCGACTGACGCCGAAGATCGCGCCGAGCTCCTGCGCGCTTGGGAGAAAATCGCCGGCGCCAAGACCGTTTTCCACAATGTGATCCCGCACGCGGTCCACGACCTGGTCCACCAGGCTCACGGCCTTGATCGGCTCCACCGGATTTTTCCTCACGTTCGTTCTTATTTATCTGTGCGCATCGGCGCTCGCCCCAACATGTGAGGCGAGGGCGAACATACATCGATCTGCGAACGCTAGACAATCCTACTGTCCGCCTATATGACAGCTAACAAGCAACACGGCGGATAACGCCGGGGCTGAGATGGACGAGGGGAGAGGCCGATGCGACAGTTTCCATCGTGCACGCACGCGTGGTTTGCGACATGATCGACGCGGACGATCGACCGATATCTGGCCGGCGGCGCGCTTGCGCCGCGGCATGCGATTCAAACGCAAATCAAATCAAAAATCCAAATCAAGAACTGTAGGAGGACTGGAATGGGGAGGTCTCACATGAAGTGTATGGTTGCGGCGGGATTGGCGGCGGCTCTGCTGTCATCGACCGCGCCGGCGTCGGCGGACACGCTGACGGTGTGGTGGGTGAAGGGCTTCTACAAGGCCGAAGACGATGCGCTGAACCACGCCATCAAGGGTTTCGAGGCGAAGACCGGCCACAAGGTCGAGCTGTCGCAGTATCCCGTGCAGGACATGATCCCGAAGACCGTCGCGGCGCTGGATTCCGGCACCCCGCCGGACGTGGCCTATGCGGACGTCTACGACTTCCAGGTCGCCGGCAAGTGGGCGTTCGACGGCAAGCTCGAAGACATCTCCGATATCATGGCGCCGCTCAAGGACAAGTTCGCGCCGAACACCCTAGAGACGGCCTATCTGCTCAATGGCAAGACCAACACGCGTGCCTATTACGCGTTCCCGATCAAGCAGCAGACCATGCATATCCAGTACTGGAAGGACATGCTGGAGAAAGCCGACATCAAGGCCTCCGACATTCCGACCGGATGGGACGACTACTGGAATTTCTGGTGCGAGAAGGTGCAGCCGGCCGTGCGCAAGGCCACCGGGCAGCGCATCTTCGGCATCGGCGTGCCGATGGGCGTGGACTCCAGCGACTCCTTCTATTCGTTCCTGACCTTCATGGACGCCTACAACGTCAAGCTTGTCGACGACAACGGCAAGCTCCTGGTCGACGATCCCAAGGTGAAGGAAGGCCTGGTCAAGGCGCTCAACAGTTATGTGATGCCGGCGCTGAAAGGCTGCGCGCCGCCGTCGGCCACCAGCTGGAAGGATCCGGACAACAACGTCGCCTTCCACAACCGTTCCATCGTGCTGACCCACAACGCCACCATCTCGATCGCCGGCAAGTGGCTCGACGACAGCAACAACGAGTCGCTGACGCCGGAGCAGCGGGCACAAGCCAAGAAGAACTATGAGGAACTGATCGCGACCGCCGGGTTCCCCAACAAGCCGGATGGTTCGAAGATGGTCTATCGCGCTGCGGTGAAGGTCGGTGCCATCTTCTCGAACTCGAAGAACAAGGCGGTGGCCAAACAGTTCGTGACATTCCTGCTGCAGGATGAGAACCTGAAGCCGTATGTCGAGGGATCGCTTGGCCGCTGGTTCCCGGTGACGAAGAGCGGGCAGGAAAGTCCGTTCTGGCAGGCGGATGCGCACCGCAAGTCGGTCTACAACCAGTTCAAGTCGGGGACCGTGACCTTCGAGTTCACCAAGAACTACAAGTTCACCGTCGTCAACAACGAGAATGTCTGGGCGGTGGCGATGAACCGCGTGGTCAACGAAAAGATGCCGGCAGACAAGGCGGTCGATGAAATGATTGCCCGCATCAAGGCGATCGCCAACTAGGCTCTTGAAGGGCGAGGCGGCGCGCGCCGCCTCGCTTTCCTTTCCGGATCACCAGGCGGGACTGCCCGCCGCACACGCAGAGGCACACCCATGTCCGTGCTGGCATCGGCCGCTCCCCCAGACACAGCCGAGGGACGATTCAGTCTGTCGCGGATGACGCCGGCGGAAAAGCTCGGCCTCATGATGATCGTGCCGTACGTCATCTTGTTCTTGGTGTTCGTGCTGTATCCGGTCTGTTACGGCCTGTGGCTGGCGCGCAATCCGGCGAGCTATGCCAAGCTTGCGGCCGATCCGATCTTCCTGCGCACCGTCATCAACACGGTGATTTTCCTCGGCGTCGGCATCACGCTGAAAATGATCATCGCGCTGTTCCTGTCGGATTTCTTCGTGCAGGACCGCTGGTGGATCAAGATCCTGGCGCTGATCTTCATCCTGCCGTGGGCGGTGCCATCGATCACCACCATCCTGTCGATCCGCTTCATGCTCAATCCGGAGTGGGGTATCATCAACCACACGATCTTTACCCTGACCGGCGACGACGGGCCGAACTGGCTGAACAATCCGACGCTGGCGCTGGCACTCGCCATGGTTGTACACATCTGGAAATCGCTGCCGTTCTGGACTCTGATTTTGGTTGCCGGGCGGCTGGCGATTCCGAACGACCTCTATGAGGCCGCCGATGTTGACGGAGCCACAACGGTGCAGAAATTCCGCTTCGTGACATGGCCGTCGCTGCAGACACTGTGGCTGACCTGCCTGATCCTGTCGACGTTGTGGTCGCTCGGCGACTTCAACAGTGTGTATCTCTTGACCGGAGGCGGGCCCGCCGATCTCACCCATGTGCTGGCCACGTTGGGGCTGCGCTATCTGCGGCTCGACCAGGTCGAGATGTCGGTGGCGGCGGTGGTCTGCGCCATGCCGCTGGTCATTCCCCTGATTTACTTCATGATGAAACGGTTGGCCAAATGAGCGCGGTCGCACGAGAGGCCTTCTGGCACAAGATCACCACCGAGGCGAAGCTGCTGCTGATCGGCATCCCGGTGCTGCTGTGGACCATGGCGCCGATCTACCACATGATGCTGTTCGCCTTCTCGGCGAAGGACAGCGCAATGTCCGGCGCGCTGTGGCCGAAGGAGCCGACCCTCAACAATTTCGCCATCGTGTTCGGCCAGAAGCACTTTTATCTGCATCATTTCTGGCTGCAGTTCTGGAATTCGTTCGTGATCGCTGCGGCGACCGGGATCATCACGCTGTTCATCGCCACGTTCGCGGCGTTCGCCATCAGCCGGCTGAAGGTGAGGGGCGGGGCGATGGTGATGAACCTCGCGCTGTTCACCTACTTCATTCCGGCGGCGTTCCTTGCCGTGCCGATGTATCGCACCATGGGCAATTACGGCCTGCTCAACACCCACTGGGCGATGATCCTGGCCATGGTGACGCTGTCGTCGCCCTACGCGATCTGGGTGCTCAAGCAGGCCTCCGACAAGCTGCCTTTCGAACTCGACGAGGCCGCCACCATGGACGGCGCCTCGCCCTGGCAGCTGTTCCGGCTGGTCTATCTGCCGCTGATGGTGCCGTCGCTGGTCGCGGTCGGCACCTACGCCCTGCTGCTCGCCTGGAACGAATATCTCTATGCTTTCCTGCTGTTGTCGCGCGACACCGACATCACGCTGGGCGTGGCGCTCGGCAACTTCCTGGCGGCGGACGACTCGCCTTGGGAGTTGTTGATGGCGACGGGACTGGTCTACTCGCTGCCGCCGGTCGTCATCTATTATGTGTTCAAGCGCTACATGGTGTCCGGGCTGACCGCGGGCGCGGTGAAGAGCTGAGGCGCTCCCGTCGGGCGTCGCCTTGCTGGTTGCATTTTGGAGAAAAACTTGTGGATCTGCGCGGTGTGAGACGACGCATGTCACGTGACTGCGCTACCGCTTGTTCTCGCCACAACTATAACTTATAGTTGTGGTTTATTGTTTCATAAACTGTTTGGCCTATGGGATTTTGTTTGTGCGGGGCGATGCCTGGAATACCCGCGATTTTATCTAAATTGTCTTCTCAACACGTGATTTTTGTCACCGCGCCGGGCGGACTTTCCGGTTTAGACCTCTTTTAGAACTCTAACCTGTAGTTGCACCTGGGGCGACAAACCGCAGCCGTTTGGCATGTGGCGTCCCCGGCAAGCGGGGAGCCATGTCTATGGCCGCGTTTTTGTCGGACCGATTTGTTCTGCTGGTTACAATCGCGCTGAGTGCAATTGCAGGGATAGGGGCAAGTCTAAGTTCAGCGTCGGCCGCAGACGCCGTCTGCAGCGATGGCCAGCGCCGCACCATGCAGGCGAGTGTCGTCGCGTTCGATCAGCCGATGATGATCAACCGGTTGGGCACCAACCGGCCGCAGGGCATGATCTACGCTTTGCTCGGCGATGTCGTTCCGATCGATGCCTCACAGAAGCTTGGACCGGGCAATGTCCAGCTTCGGTCCGACAAGCGTCCGCGCCCGCTGGTGCTGCGCGTCAATGTCGGCGATTGCCTGAAGATCGATTTCCGGAATTTTCTCAGCGCTGCTCCCGCAAGTCCGCAGCAGCCGGTCACCCGCACCGCGTCGATCCATGTCACGGGCCTCGAGCCCGCCACCAACATCGCTGATGACGGCTTCGATGCCGGCAGCAATCCCGACGGCCAGGTCGCCCAGAGCTCGTGGCGCACCTACACGCTGTATGCCCCCGCCGAGGGCACGTTCCTGATGTACAGCCCGGCCGGCGACTTCAACGGCTTCGGCACGTCCCAGCAGATGGCTGGCTTGTTCGGTGCGGTGCATGTCGAGCCCAAGGGTGCCGAGTGGTATCGCAGCCAGGTCTCCAACGCCGACCTGATGCAGGCGACGCGGGGATCGCGCAACGGCCAGCCCATCATCGATTATGACGCGCGCTTCCGCGACGGCCCGCGTCGCGGCCAGCCGGTGCTGCGGATGACCGATGGCGACACGATCGTCGCGTCCGACCTCACTGCCGTCATCACCGGGCCGAACCATGGCCGTTTCCCCAAGGGCAGCCGTCCCACCGTCAATCCGACATTGCTGCCGGATCGCGAAGCGCCGTTCCGCGAGATCACCTCGATCTATTCGGAGTCGCTCGATCTGGTTCAGGCGTTTCCGGATTACTACACCACGCCCGGCACCAATCTTGTGGTCAGCGGCGGCGGCGACGGCTTCGCCATCAATTACGGCGCCTCGGGCATCGTCAACGAGATCCTGGCCAACCGGCTCAAGATCGGCCCGTCCGCCGATTGTCCGGAATGCAAGTTCGAGGAGTTTTTCCTGAGCTCATGGCCGAACGGCGATCCCGGGGTCGTGGTGGATGTGCCGGCCAACCTGAACTGCGTCGACAACTGGCTGTCCAATATCGGCGTGTCCGCCGTCACGCCCAACTCCAACCCGCCGACCACCACGTCGCAGAGCTGGGGCACCACCCGTTGCAAGAATGCGGACATGCCGGGCCTGAAGCCGACCAAGGCGTTCTATCCGGACGATCCGTCGAACGTCTATCACAGCTATCTCGGCGACCACGTGATCTTCCGTGTGCTGCACGCCGGCGTGTCGGTCCATCACGTCCACCACCATCATGCGCATCAGTGGTTGTTCTCGCCGGAGCAGCCGGGCAGCAATTATCTCGACAGCCAAGCGATCGGGCCCGGTTCGACTTTCTCGATGGAGCTGGTCTATTACGGCGCCGGCAACCAGAACCTGACCGCCGGCGATTCCATTTTCCACTGCCATTTCTATCCACACTTCGCCTCGGGCATGTGGGCGCTGTTTCGGGTGCACGACACGCTTGAACTTGGCACCGAGCTCGATGCCAATGGGCGGCCGAAGCCGGGCAGCCGCGCGCTGCCAGATCCGGAGATCATGACGGGCACGCCGACGCCGGCGGTGTTGCCGCTGCCGATGTACGCGATGGCGCCGGTGCCGGCGCCGGTCGAGATCGCCAACGGCCAGGTGCATTTTGCCAAGAAGCCGGACCGCAATCCCGGTTATCCGTTCTTTGTGCCGGGCCTCGCCGGCCATCGTCCGCCGCATCCGCCGCTGGCGTTTGCGCAGGACAAGGGCGACGTGCTCGACGGCGGCCTGCCGCGCCATCTGGTGATGGCTGGCCGGGTCGCGACCAATGTGCACAGCCAGACTGATTACACCAAGAACCTCGATCTGATCGATGCGCTGCGGCTGCCCGAGCAGGGCACCGTGGTCGAGCAACTGGCCATGAAGGCGCATGAGCAGCGTTTCCAGCGCAGCATCACGCCGGAAGGGCAGCCCGCCGAATTCCGCCTGACCGGCGCGCCGCGCGCCTCCGGCGCACCGTTCGCCAATCCGACGCCGCAGGATACCAAGGTGCAGAAGCGCCTGTACAAAGGCGCCGACGTGCAGATCGACACGGTGTTCAACAAGGCCGGCTGGCACTATCCGCAGCAGCGCATGATGGCGCTGTGGGATGACGTCAAGCCGCTGGTCAATGGCACCAAGCCGCCGGAGCCGCTGTTCGTCCGCGCCAACAATGGCGAACTGGTCGAATACTGGCAGACCAACCTGGTGCCGTCCTATTACGAGCTCGACGATTATCAGGTGCGCACGCCGACCGACATCATCGGCCAGCACATCCATCTCGTGAAGTTCGATGTACTGGCGGCCGACGGCGCCGCCAATGGATTCAATTACGAGG is drawn from Bradyrhizobium prioriisuperbiae and contains these coding sequences:
- a CDS encoding ABC transporter substrate-binding protein; translation: MKCMVAAGLAAALLSSTAPASADTLTVWWVKGFYKAEDDALNHAIKGFEAKTGHKVELSQYPVQDMIPKTVAALDSGTPPDVAYADVYDFQVAGKWAFDGKLEDISDIMAPLKDKFAPNTLETAYLLNGKTNTRAYYAFPIKQQTMHIQYWKDMLEKADIKASDIPTGWDDYWNFWCEKVQPAVRKATGQRIFGIGVPMGVDSSDSFYSFLTFMDAYNVKLVDDNGKLLVDDPKVKEGLVKALNSYVMPALKGCAPPSATSWKDPDNNVAFHNRSIVLTHNATISIAGKWLDDSNNESLTPEQRAQAKKNYEELIATAGFPNKPDGSKMVYRAAVKVGAIFSNSKNKAVAKQFVTFLLQDENLKPYVEGSLGRWFPVTKSGQESPFWQADAHRKSVYNQFKSGTVTFEFTKNYKFTVVNNENVWAVAMNRVVNEKMPADKAVDEMIARIKAIAN
- a CDS encoding carbohydrate ABC transporter permease, yielding MSAVAREAFWHKITTEAKLLLIGIPVLLWTMAPIYHMMLFAFSAKDSAMSGALWPKEPTLNNFAIVFGQKHFYLHHFWLQFWNSFVIAAATGIITLFIATFAAFAISRLKVRGGAMVMNLALFTYFIPAAFLAVPMYRTMGNYGLLNTHWAMILAMVTLSSPYAIWVLKQASDKLPFELDEAATMDGASPWQLFRLVYLPLMVPSLVAVGTYALLLAWNEYLYAFLLLSRDTDITLGVALGNFLAADDSPWELLMATGLVYSLPPVVIYYVFKRYMVSGLTAGAVKS
- a CDS encoding sugar ABC transporter permease; translated protein: MSVLASAAPPDTAEGRFSLSRMTPAEKLGLMMIVPYVILFLVFVLYPVCYGLWLARNPASYAKLAADPIFLRTVINTVIFLGVGITLKMIIALFLSDFFVQDRWWIKILALIFILPWAVPSITTILSIRFMLNPEWGIINHTIFTLTGDDGPNWLNNPTLALALAMVVHIWKSLPFWTLILVAGRLAIPNDLYEAADVDGATTVQKFRFVTWPSLQTLWLTCLILSTLWSLGDFNSVYLLTGGGPADLTHVLATLGLRYLRLDQVEMSVAAVVCAMPLVIPLIYFMMKRLAK
- a CDS encoding FadR/GntR family transcriptional regulator, yielding MEPIKAVSLVDQVVDRVRDHIVENGLGAGDFLPSAQELGAIFGVSRGVVREALTQLEAVGIVDIANGRRPIVHRLEPNAMARAFDHGLATRQVTFRHIGTFRRTVECEAAVLAASERTDAHLCRLDVAIEGLRGSLQNPKQFLVTDFELHAAIAQASGNPLYAITTEALTMSIKSMIYDGLCSITSLAEWKQILKTHEGIVQAIRNRDAIKARKMMTRHFDEALNRAALY